One part of the Neisseria zalophi genome encodes these proteins:
- a CDS encoding IS5 family transposase codes for MSTFFQQTAQAMIAKHIDRFPLLKLEQVIDWQPVEQYLNRQKTRYIREHRGRPAYPLLAMFKAVLLGQWHSLSDPELEHSLITRIDFNLFCHFDEMNIPDHSTLCRYRNWLAQDNTLAELLDLINRQLTEKGLKVEKAQAAVIDATIIQTAGSKQRQSIEVDSEGEVTGQTTPSKDKDARWVKKNGHHQLGYKQHTRTDAEGYIEKLHITAANAHECKHLLPLLAGMAKETTVYADKGYDSAENRKHLEEYKLKDGIMSKSHRNRPLTEAQTRRNKHLSKTRYVVEQSFGTLHRKFRYARAAYFGLEKVSAQSHLKAICLNLLKAANRLRAPIAA; via the coding sequence ATGAGTACGTTCTTTCAGCAAACCGCCCAAGCCATGATTGCCAAACACATTGACCGCTTTCCTTTATTAAAGCTCGAACAGGTAATTGATTGGCAGCCGGTAGAGCAGTATCTGAATCGTCAGAAAACCCGTTATATCCGAGAACACCGCGGCCGCCCCGCCTATCCCTTATTGGCTATGTTTAAAGCCGTTTTACTCGGCCAATGGCACAGTCTTTCCGACCCCGAACTCGAGCACAGTCTTATTACCCGTATTGATTTCAACCTGTTTTGTCATTTTGACGAGATGAATATTCCCGATCACAGTACCCTTTGCCGTTACCGCAACTGGCTGGCACAAGACAATACCTTGGCCGAACTGTTGGATTTGATTAACCGCCAACTGACTGAAAAAGGCTTAAAGGTAGAGAAAGCGCAGGCTGCCGTTATTGATGCGACGATTATTCAGACGGCCGGCAGTAAGCAACGTCAGTCTATAGAGGTTGATAGCGAAGGAGAGGTAACCGGTCAAACCACACCGAGCAAAGACAAAGATGCCCGTTGGGTGAAGAAGAACGGTCACCATCAATTAGGCTATAAGCAGCACACCCGTACCGATGCGGAAGGTTATATTGAGAAGCTGCATATTACAGCGGCCAATGCCCACGAGTGCAAACATCTGTTGCCTTTGTTGGCAGGCATGGCCAAAGAGACTACCGTCTATGCGGATAAAGGTTACGACAGTGCAGAAAACAGAAAGCATCTGGAAGAATATAAACTGAAAGACGGCATTATGAGTAAATCCCACCGCAACCGTCCGCTGACGGAAGCGCAAACCCGCCGCAACAAACATTTATCGAAAACCCGTTATGTAGTGGAACAGAGTTTCGGTACGCTGCACCGTAAATTCCGCTATGCGCGGGCAGCCTACTTCGGGCTGGAGAAAGTCTCGGCGCAAAGCCATCTGAAAGCGATATGTCTGAACCTGTTGAAGGCGGCCAACAGGCTACGTGCGCCTATTGCTGCCTAA
- a CDS encoding YfhL family 4Fe-4S dicluster ferredoxin, whose product MSLFITDECINCDVCEPECPNDAISQGEEIYEINPSLCTQCVGHYDEPQCQQVCPVDCILIDEENPETEEELQAKYERIIFEK is encoded by the coding sequence ATGTCTCTCTTTATTACGGATGAGTGCATTAATTGTGATGTTTGTGAGCCCGAGTGTCCTAATGACGCAATTTCTCAAGGGGAAGAAATTTATGAAATTAACCCTAGTTTGTGTACTCAGTGTGTCGGGCATTATGATGAACCACAATGTCAGCAGGTTTGTCCTGTAGACTGTATTTTAATTGATGAAGAAAATCCTGAAACTGAAGAAGAGTTACAGGCTAAGTATGAGAGAATTATTTTTGAAAAATAA
- a CDS encoding OmpP1/FadL family transporter: MNKYTLHYIPLSIMAVFAMPGVQASGYHFGTQSVSAQSTANSSAAEASDASTLFYNPAGLTKLDGHEVSASINFVAPSVKYSEANAIYNGGTEVTTSSRSGKITQDIVFAPHLYGAYKVNEDITAGLGVYVPFGSETEYDRDSALRYNLNKTELTSIAVEPVLAYKLNEKHSIAVGAIAQHSSAGLRKYADWGASARPNIDTNGLGILDGHAEVKGKDWGFGYHLAWMWDINENTRVGINYRSHIKHNLKGNADWTADGVVAKQIYAQTIGQTIENGGTGYVPHEKASLKITTPESLSVHGLHRISSKWNVFGDVTWTRHSRFNRAELKFENPKRTLSGQQSNQTVILPNWRNTYKVALGASYQVNDPLQVRFGVAYDQSPVRKAQERLVTMPDSNRIWYSVGAKYNLNKKHAFNIAYSHIHIQNANAIVSGQPSNAAVTTVDSNVSSFARYKSRANILGLQYNYKF; this comes from the coding sequence ATGAATAAATACACATTACACTATATCCCTTTATCTATTATGGCTGTTTTTGCTATGCCGGGTGTTCAGGCATCTGGTTACCATTTTGGTACACAATCTGTTTCCGCGCAAAGTACAGCCAATTCATCTGCTGCAGAAGCAAGTGATGCCTCCACACTATTTTATAATCCGGCGGGGCTGACAAAATTAGATGGACATGAAGTCTCTGCATCCATTAATTTTGTAGCACCTAGCGTCAAGTATAGCGAAGCAAATGCAATTTATAATGGTGGAACAGAAGTTACCACTAGCTCTAGAAGCGGAAAAATCACACAAGATATCGTGTTTGCACCTCACTTATATGGTGCCTATAAAGTAAATGAGGATATAACAGCCGGTTTGGGTGTTTATGTTCCTTTTGGTTCTGAAACAGAATATGATCGGGATTCTGCTCTAAGATACAATTTAAATAAAACAGAGCTAACTTCTATAGCAGTTGAGCCGGTATTGGCATATAAGCTAAATGAAAAACACTCTATTGCAGTGGGAGCCATTGCACAACACAGTTCTGCAGGATTAAGAAAATATGCAGACTGGGGAGCCTCCGCTCGTCCGAATATTGATACTAATGGGCTAGGTATTTTGGATGGGCATGCTGAAGTGAAAGGTAAAGATTGGGGATTTGGTTACCATTTAGCATGGATGTGGGATATCAATGAGAATACAAGGGTGGGTATTAATTATCGCTCACATATTAAACATAACTTAAAAGGAAATGCTGACTGGACTGCAGATGGAGTGGTGGCTAAGCAAATTTATGCCCAAACTATTGGGCAAACTATTGAAAATGGTGGAACAGGCTATGTGCCGCATGAAAAAGCCAGTCTGAAAATTACGACACCGGAATCTTTGTCAGTTCATGGGTTGCATCGTATTTCATCTAAATGGAATGTTTTTGGCGATGTAACCTGGACACGCCATTCACGTTTTAACAGGGCGGAACTAAAATTTGAAAATCCCAAACGTACACTTAGTGGGCAACAATCCAATCAAACCGTGATTTTACCTAATTGGCGTAATACTTATAAAGTGGCGCTTGGGGCATCATATCAAGTAAATGATCCCCTTCAAGTGAGATTTGGTGTTGCTTATGATCAATCTCCAGTGCGTAAAGCGCAAGAACGATTAGTTACTATGCCGGATAGCAACCGAATTTGGTATTCTGTTGGTGCTAAGTATAATTTAAATAAAAAACATGCATTCAATATTGCGTATAGTCATATACATATACAAAATGCCAATGCTATTGTATCCGGCCAACCTTCTAATGCAGCAGTAACCACGGTTGATAGTAATGTTTCATCTTTTGCGCGCTATAAAAGCCGTGCAAATATTTTGGGGCTTCAATACAATTATAAATTCTGA
- a CDS encoding sensor histidine kinase encodes MRYFLLTAGLLSFLSLYILTLATKNDSILSDYFWWIIASSIGLIVVLLTVLIRYVLLLMHDLRNGIFGSQIARRLAGMFTLVAVLPGLFLFGVSSQFISNSINSWFGNDTHEALERGVNLSKSALNLALDNTIRDASVLQVDLISTFSTGADLSKKLATIPDIDKFDQLVIYDLNVGNVDVVRNLNRLPPPVLDNASRSLLEETGSAGSIENHNNILYARGWLPLGSDAGHEYALFFRQVIPENVAQDATLIEAARAKYAELTYAKQGLQTFFLVTLLVATLLAIMLALVVALYFARRFVEPVLSLAEGARAVAKGDFSQKRPIYRNDEFGRLTHLFNHMTEQLSIAKDVDERNRLQQEAARHYLECVLASLTTGVVTVDDTGRLKTYNESAEHILGVSLKELEGSSWYNWTGKAPQQAVLAETFASIVDTAPLDKPIQLSYAAPDETRILLAKATILPDDNDNGIVMVFDDITALVRAQKEAAWGEVAKRLAHEIRNPLTPIQLSAERLAWKLHDKLDGVDAQILTRSTDTIIKQVAALKEMVEAFRNYARAPSLKFEQLNLNQIIEEVLLLYEGSACTFKADLSNIALTIAADTTAMRQVLHNILKNAAEAAESSTSPLVYVQTYLDGSQVVLKVSNNGKSFSKEMLHHAFDPYITDKPTGTGLGLPVVKKIIEEHGGRISLSNLVEGGACVNIILPGLVETYAQ; translated from the coding sequence ATGCGCTATTTTCTTTTAACGGCAGGGTTGCTTTCCTTTTTATCGCTTTATATTTTAACGTTGGCAACCAAAAATGATAGTATTTTAAGTGATTATTTTTGGTGGATTATCGCATCAAGTATAGGGTTAATTGTTGTTTTACTAACCGTATTGATACGTTATGTTTTGCTATTGATGCATGATTTACGGAATGGTATTTTCGGCTCACAAATAGCCCGTAGATTGGCAGGCATGTTTACACTGGTTGCTGTATTACCAGGATTGTTTCTTTTTGGTGTTTCTTCCCAGTTTATTTCTAACAGTATTAATTCTTGGTTTGGTAATGATACGCATGAAGCACTTGAGCGCGGAGTAAATCTTAGTAAGTCAGCGCTAAACCTGGCTTTAGATAATACGATACGTGATGCCTCTGTATTACAAGTAGATTTAATCAGTACATTTTCTACTGGAGCGGATTTAAGTAAAAAATTAGCAACCATTCCTGATATTGATAAATTTGATCAATTAGTGATATACGATTTAAATGTTGGTAATGTCGATGTTGTTCGTAATCTCAATAGATTACCTCCCCCTGTTTTAGATAATGCTTCTCGTAGTTTATTGGAAGAGACTGGCTCTGCAGGGAGTATAGAAAATCATAATAATATTTTATATGCAAGAGGATGGTTGCCTTTAGGTAGTGATGCTGGTCATGAGTATGCACTCTTTTTTCGGCAGGTTATTCCAGAAAATGTCGCCCAAGATGCTACGTTAATTGAAGCTGCTCGTGCAAAATATGCTGAGTTAACGTATGCGAAGCAGGGGTTGCAAACTTTTTTCCTGGTTACTTTATTAGTAGCAACCTTGCTGGCTATTATGTTGGCATTGGTTGTAGCACTTTATTTTGCGCGCCGTTTTGTTGAGCCTGTTTTATCGTTGGCAGAGGGCGCAAGAGCTGTTGCAAAAGGTGACTTTTCTCAAAAAAGGCCTATTTATCGAAATGATGAGTTTGGCAGGTTAACACATTTGTTTAACCATATGACGGAGCAGCTTAGTATTGCTAAAGATGTAGACGAGCGTAACCGTTTGCAGCAAGAAGCAGCACGCCATTATTTGGAATGTGTGTTAGCCAGTTTGACTACGGGCGTTGTGACTGTCGATGATACAGGCCGTCTGAAAACATATAATGAAAGTGCCGAGCATATTTTGGGTGTATCATTGAAAGAGTTGGAAGGAAGTAGTTGGTATAATTGGACAGGGAAGGCACCACAACAAGCAGTTTTAGCAGAAACATTTGCATCAATAGTTGATACTGCACCACTGGATAAACCTATTCAGTTAAGTTATGCAGCACCGGATGAAACCCGTATTTTATTAGCTAAAGCCACTATTTTGCCTGATGATAACGATAATGGGATTGTCATGGTATTTGATGATATTACTGCTTTAGTTCGTGCTCAAAAAGAAGCTGCATGGGGCGAGGTGGCAAAAAGATTGGCACATGAAATACGTAATCCGTTGACACCGATTCAACTTTCGGCGGAAAGGTTGGCATGGAAATTGCATGATAAGTTGGATGGCGTAGATGCGCAGATACTTACTCGTTCTACCGATACCATTATCAAACAGGTTGCAGCTTTAAAAGAAATGGTTGAAGCATTTAGAAACTATGCTCGTGCTCCTTCTCTTAAATTCGAACAGCTTAATTTAAACCAAATCATTGAAGAGGTTTTACTTTTATATGAAGGTAGTGCATGTACATTTAAGGCTGATTTGAGTAATATAGCCCTAACTATAGCAGCCGACACAACGGCCATGCGTCAGGTTTTACATAATATTTTAAAAAATGCAGCGGAAGCTGCAGAAAGTAGTACTTCCCCGCTTGTGTATGTTCAGACTTATCTGGATGGTAGTCAGGTTGTATTGAAAGTATCGAATAATGGCAAAAGCTTTAGTAAAGAAATGTTGCATCATGCTTTTGACCCTTATATTACCGATAAGCCGACAGGCACAGGTTTGGGATTGCCTGTAGTAAAAAAAATCATTGAAGAACATGGCGGTCGCATTAGCTTGAGTAATCTTGTAGAAGGTGGTGCGTGCGTCAATATAATCTTACCCGGATTGGTAGAAACTTATGCGCAGTAG
- the tuf gene encoding elongation factor Tu translates to MAKEKFERSKPHVNVGTIGHVDHGKTTLTAALTTILSEKFGGQAKGYDQIDNAPEEKARGITINTSHVEYETETRHYAHVDCPGHADYVKNMITGAAQMDGAILVCSAADGPMPQTREHILLARQVGVPYIIVFMNKCDMVDDEELLELVEMEIRDLLSSYDFPGDDCPIVQGSALRALEGDAGYKEKIYELAAALDSYIPTPERAVDKPFLLPIEDVFSISGRGTVVTGRVERGIINVGDEIEIVGLKETQKTTCTGVEMFRKLLDQGQAGDNVGVLLRGTKREDVERGQVLAKPGSITPHTKFKAEVYVLSKEEGGRHTPFFANYRPQFYFRTTDVTGAVSLEEGVEMVMPGENVTISVELIAPIAMEEGLRFAIREGGRTVGAGVVSSIIA, encoded by the coding sequence ATGGCTAAAGAAAAATTCGAGCGGAGTAAACCGCACGTAAACGTTGGCACCATTGGTCACGTTGACCATGGTAAAACCACATTGACTGCTGCATTGACCACTATCTTGTCTGAGAAATTTGGCGGTCAGGCTAAAGGTTACGATCAAATTGATAATGCTCCGGAAGAAAAAGCCCGTGGTATTACCATTAATACTTCACACGTAGAATACGAAACTGAAACCCGTCACTATGCACACGTAGACTGTCCGGGACACGCCGACTATGTGAAAAACATGATTACCGGTGCTGCTCAAATGGATGGTGCGATTTTGGTATGTTCTGCAGCAGACGGTCCTATGCCGCAAACTCGTGAACACATCTTGTTGGCTCGCCAAGTAGGTGTTCCTTACATTATCGTATTTATGAACAAATGCGATATGGTTGATGATGAAGAGTTGTTGGAATTGGTTGAAATGGAAATCCGCGACTTGTTGTCTAGCTATGATTTCCCTGGTGATGACTGTCCGATCGTTCAAGGTTCTGCATTGCGTGCTTTGGAAGGCGATGCTGGTTACAAAGAAAAAATTTATGAATTGGCAGCAGCTTTGGATAGCTACATTCCGACACCTGAGCGTGCTGTTGACAAACCGTTCTTGTTGCCGATTGAGGATGTATTCTCTATTTCAGGTCGTGGTACTGTCGTAACAGGCCGTGTTGAGCGTGGTATTATCAATGTTGGTGACGAGATTGAGATTGTAGGTCTGAAAGAGACTCAAAAAACCACTTGTACCGGTGTTGAGATGTTCCGCAAGCTGTTGGATCAAGGTCAGGCTGGTGATAACGTAGGTGTGTTGCTGCGTGGTACTAAACGTGAAGACGTTGAACGTGGTCAAGTATTGGCTAAACCTGGTTCTATTACGCCGCATACTAAGTTCAAAGCTGAAGTATATGTGTTGAGTAAAGAAGAGGGTGGTCGTCATACTCCGTTCTTTGCGAACTATCGTCCTCAATTCTATTTCCGTACGACCGACGTAACTGGAGCGGTATCTTTGGAAGAAGGTGTGGAAATGGTAATGCCGGGTGAGAATGTAACGATTTCAGTAGAGCTGATTGCTCCGATTGCTATGGAAGAAGGTTTACGCTTTGCCATTCGCGAGGGTGGTCGTACCGTAGGTGCCGGTGTAGTGTCTTCTATCATTGCTTAA
- a CDS encoding sigma-54-dependent transcriptional regulator — translation MRSSDILIVDDEIGIRDLLSEILQDEGYTVTLAENAEEARQLRHQVRPAMVLLDIWMPDCDGITLLKEWAKNGQLNMPVVMMSGHASIDTAVEATKIGALDFLEKPIALQKLLTTVDRALKYGEMQAASGLLLDKLGNSPSIQELNRTLDVAIKKNKSALLYGEPGSPFELVARYFHKSGTPWVEPSKTEHIVDIPNELLQKASGGILYLGDIAQYSKSLQQGIAFLLSKAERSNVRIIFASSRYQGDAIENQIDTKLQDTLPSCIVEIPPLRNQSEDIVFFVEQILSELAETQKIPLVKFSPGALSMLKQYDWPGNLEQLRSIVKNLALASKENFVDEPEVSAVLGDVTRLPVSEMVGGFNFNMPLRELREELERRYFEYHIVQENHNMSRVAQKVGLERTHLYRKLKQLGINFSRRGSDKKQLES, via the coding sequence ATGCGCAGTAGCGATATTTTAATTGTTGATGATGAAATCGGTATCCGTGATCTTTTATCTGAGATTCTTCAGGATGAGGGATATACAGTAACTTTGGCTGAAAATGCCGAAGAAGCTCGTCAACTCAGACATCAAGTACGCCCAGCTATGGTATTGCTGGATATTTGGATGCCGGATTGTGATGGCATCACTCTTTTAAAAGAATGGGCAAAAAACGGGCAGCTTAATATGCCGGTAGTTATGATGAGCGGTCATGCGAGTATTGATACTGCCGTAGAGGCAACGAAAATCGGTGCGCTGGATTTTCTTGAAAAACCTATTGCATTACAAAAACTGCTCACTACTGTTGATAGGGCATTAAAATATGGTGAAATGCAGGCAGCATCTGGTTTATTGCTAGATAAATTAGGTAATAGCCCTTCTATTCAAGAACTCAATCGTACACTTGATGTAGCTATTAAAAAAAATAAATCTGCCTTGCTTTATGGTGAGCCCGGTTCACCTTTTGAATTAGTTGCACGCTATTTTCATAAAAGTGGTACACCATGGGTTGAGCCGAGTAAAACTGAACATATTGTCGATATTCCAAATGAGTTACTACAGAAAGCTTCCGGCGGTATTCTATATTTGGGAGATATTGCTCAATATAGTAAAAGCTTACAACAAGGGATCGCATTTTTATTGTCAAAGGCAGAGCGGAGTAATGTACGTATTATTTTTGCCAGTAGTCGCTACCAAGGTGATGCGATAGAAAATCAGATAGATACAAAACTGCAAGATACTTTACCTTCTTGTATTGTTGAAATCCCTCCGTTGCGCAATCAGTCTGAAGATATCGTTTTTTTTGTTGAACAAATTCTAAGTGAATTGGCAGAAACTCAAAAAATTCCTTTAGTTAAATTTAGTCCTGGTGCATTGAGTATGTTAAAACAATATGATTGGCCGGGTAATCTTGAGCAGCTAAGAAGCATCGTAAAAAATTTAGCATTGGCATCTAAAGAAAATTTTGTAGATGAGCCTGAGGTTAGTGCTGTGTTAGGTGATGTGACACGTCTACCAGTATCAGAGATGGTTGGTGGGTTTAATTTTAATATGCCTTTACGTGAACTTAGAGAAGAGCTTGAGCGACGCTATTTTGAATATCATATTGTTCAAGAAAATCACAATATGAGTCGTGTTGCTCAAAAAGTAGGCTTGGAGCGAACACACCTTTATCGCAAGCTAAAGCAATTAGGTATTAATTTTTCCCGTAGAGGAAGTGATAAAAAACAATTGGAATCATAA